AATGAAAAAATAAAGAAATAAAAAAACAAAAAACAATAGACTTGAAGTATTTTCTTTACCTTTGCATATATAACATTATTTCAAGAAACAATCATGACAGCATTTAAAGATTTGACGCAATTACGCCGTTCGCACCGTAAGTTTACGGAAGAAGAGATAGATCCTGAAGCAGTAAAAATGATACTTCGTGCCGCCCTGATGTCACCGACCTCGAAAGGGCAGCGAGCCTGGCAGTTTATTGTTGTTGACGATAAGATGGATATCGAGAAACTGTCTGATGCCAAAGAAATGGGCGGACAGTTCCTTAAAGGAGCTCCCTTGTGTATTGCTGTGCTCGGTGATCCTCTTCAGAATGATTGTTGGGTGGAAGATGGAAGTATTGCCGCTATCTCCATGCAGTATCAGGCCGAAGAGTTGGGACTGGGTTCTTGCTGGGTTCAGATGCGAGGGCGTGGGCTGAGCGATGGAACAAGTGCTGACACTGTGATTCGCGGCATATTGGATATCCCAGAAAATTATTCTGTACTGTGTGTGCTGGCTATCGGTCATAAAGCTGACACCCGACAGCCACAGAATGAAGATAAACTGAAGTGGGAAAACGTTCATATTAATAAGTTCTGATGCGTATAGTCTTTATTGGAGCTGGACGCTTGGCAACCAATCTTGCCCCAGCATTGCATGCTTCAGGTCATCAAATTCTCCAGGTGTTTAGCCGAACTATCACTTCTGCTGAGATACTGGCAAAAAAGGTTGAGGCCGATGCTATATGTAAATTGTCGGAAGTGACCTGCGATGCTGACGTGTTCATTTTCTCTGTGACCGATACTGCTTTGCCTCAGTTGATTGCTCAGTTAGGAAAGGGAAGGAAACACTCGGTTTTTTTGCATACCGCCGGTTCTGTTCCTATGTCGGTTTTCACAGGAATCGGTTCCCACTATGGAGTTCTCTATCCAATGCAGACTTTTTCGAAAGAACGCAGTATTGATTTCTCTCATGTACCTTTTTTTATTGAAGGTAGCGATGCTCAAGCTTTATCGGTAGCTGAATCCTTGGCTTCATCAGTGTCTGATAATATCAGGCAATTATCTTCTGAAGCAAGGCGGCATCTTCATCTGGCAGCTGTCTTTGCCTGCAATTTTGCTAATCACTGCTATCAACTTTCTGCAGAAATTCTGGAGAAATATCAGTTACCCTTTGACGTAATGCTTCCTTTGATTGATGAGACTGCTGCCAAAGTGCATGAACTCATGCCTCGCGATGCGCAGACAGGCCCTGCTATCCGTTATGATGAGAATGTGATGCAAGCCCAACTACAATTACTCTCAGATATGCCTCGATTGGCCGATGTTTACAGACTGTTGAGTGACAGTATTCATCAGTCCCATATCCAACGTTAATGTTCCATAGAAAATGATTAATTACGATCTTTCAAAAATACGTGCAATCATCTTTGACGTTGATGGCGTACTTAGTGCGGAGACTATCACGCTTTCACTCGAAGGCGAACCTTTGAGAACTGTCAATATTAAGGATGGCTATGCTATTCAGCTTGCTGTGAAATTAGGACTTCATGTAGCGATTATCACGGGGGCTGCTACTGAAGCTGTTCGTTTGCGCTATGAACGCCTTGGGGTACAGGATATATACATGAAGTGTGCAGTGAAAATTAAGACTTATGAAGAGTTCTTGAATAAGTATGATTTGCACGATGATGAAGTAATGTATATGGGCGATGATATTCCCGATCTTGAAATAATGAATAGGGTGGGGTGTCCCGTTTGTCCGAAGGATGCCTGTCCGGAGGTTCAGCAGCGCAGTGTGTATGTTAGTCACCTGAAAGGTGGTTATGGTTGTGGTCGCGATGTAATTGAACAAACCCTTCGTGCCCAGGGAAAATGGGTGATGAACGCGAAGGCTTTTGGATGGTAGAAAGTGAATAGTTTATAGTTGGATCATGTTTGATAATCTGAAGAAATACCATATTATATTGGCCAGCAATTCGCCTCGTCGTCGTGAACTGTTGGGCGGATTGGGACTTGAGTTCGAAGTGAAAGTGTTGCCGAATATTCAGGAAGACTATCCTGCTGAGTTGCCTGCATCACAAATAGCTCAGTATATTGCTTCCGAAAAAGCTGATGCCTATCGGAGCATGATGAAAGACGATGATTTGCTGATAACAGCCGATACGGTGGTGATTGTCGATGATGAGGTGTTGGGAAAACCTGCTGATGCAGCTGATGCCCGTCGTATGCTTAACAAACTTAGTGGAAGAAAACATCAAGTGATAACTGGAGTATGCCTTGTTACTCTTCAGGAGCGTAGATGCTTCTCTGTTAGTACAGATGTTTCATTTAAAGCTCTTCAAGACGAAGAAATCAATTACTATATTGAACATTATCGCCCATTTGATAAAGCTGGAGCTTATGGCATTCAGGAATGGATTGG
The sequence above is a segment of the Prevotella sp. E9-3 genome. Coding sequences within it:
- a CDS encoding nitroreductase family protein, coding for MTAFKDLTQLRRSHRKFTEEEIDPEAVKMILRAALMSPTSKGQRAWQFIVVDDKMDIEKLSDAKEMGGQFLKGAPLCIAVLGDPLQNDCWVEDGSIAAISMQYQAEELGLGSCWVQMRGRGLSDGTSADTVIRGILDIPENYSVLCVLAIGHKADTRQPQNEDKLKWENVHINKF
- a CDS encoding Maf-like protein yields the protein MFDNLKKYHIILASNSPRRRELLGGLGLEFEVKVLPNIQEDYPAELPASQIAQYIASEKADAYRSMMKDDDLLITADTVVIVDDEVLGKPADAADARRMLNKLSGRKHQVITGVCLVTLQERRCFSVSTDVSFKALQDEEINYYIEHYRPFDKAGAYGIQEWIGYVGVTGLEGSYFNVMGLPVQRIYSELQRF
- a CDS encoding HAD family hydrolase, which codes for MINYDLSKIRAIIFDVDGVLSAETITLSLEGEPLRTVNIKDGYAIQLAVKLGLHVAIITGAATEAVRLRYERLGVQDIYMKCAVKIKTYEEFLNKYDLHDDEVMYMGDDIPDLEIMNRVGCPVCPKDACPEVQQRSVYVSHLKGGYGCGRDVIEQTLRAQGKWVMNAKAFGW
- a CDS encoding Rossmann-like and DUF2520 domain-containing protein, which encodes MRIVFIGAGRLATNLAPALHASGHQILQVFSRTITSAEILAKKVEADAICKLSEVTCDADVFIFSVTDTALPQLIAQLGKGRKHSVFLHTAGSVPMSVFTGIGSHYGVLYPMQTFSKERSIDFSHVPFFIEGSDAQALSVAESLASSVSDNIRQLSSEARRHLHLAAVFACNFANHCYQLSAEILEKYQLPFDVMLPLIDETAAKVHELMPRDAQTGPAIRYDENVMQAQLQLLSDMPRLADVYRLLSDSIHQSHIQR